TTGCAAAATTGGAAGTAATACCAATAGATCTAAAGTTGTTATATTAATCACCAGTGGATCTTTTTGGAATAGTTGTGACCAAAGAGTGTTTTAATTTTGAGGAAACTTCTCCTCTCATGAAGCAGAGATTAAAGAGAAGGGCGAGGGGTCCAAGAACTTCGGAAACAGTATCTTTTtatgaaatgaatggaatcacatCAGAAGCGTACGAGAAGGAACTAGGCCAATCCTAAAGTAATTCAAAAAGTTCGTTTTGGTTAAACCAAATAACCCGTTAAACCTGTTTGGAGAGATTGTTTTTCAGTATACAACAACGCTACTAatttgtgtcccaaaatccgtcgcaaaccgtcggaattcttggaagtgagCAAAGTTaggttttgaaaataccattcgaaagtaagtGAGCtgttgatttcaaatatacttcaagagtttacttttgacaaatgtgtggcctgagccccgttaattactttcacacctccgcaatcctgccattgggatatcccgcggatacatctccatggaaggaaggggtgttcataggatttccgcttatttctcggaattggacaaaatgttcattacatccgtaattaggaggttatttagagcattttggtaccccacatcatatgttggtccgaaatttccattctcttcagaaattcgcgaaagtgctccatcgaagattaataaaaagccatactttccaagctgtgaaaaatctccatagaaatttttcagcgaACAACCTGTACTTGACAgtagtttatattgtaagtttctagctttgaaaatgtctagtttttccagtgtcaaacttacaacattactctacttcgttatttggtccaatttttgaacagctgtcaatagcttagaatgaacgcttaagtctcgcgattcggtacttgcctagaactcttcttcctttacgagaagtgaattaggcgctaacattggatgacagctggtcatggttttcgagtgacaAATTGGGGAAATTTccgtctgttttcacaaaacacaactttttgcagcctctatgaattctttcagtacctcaaatgTATATGTGACGTGAGGTATTATTGAATGAAaacgatttttcaaaatgtcggCGGCTTTCTCAAAATCAGTACAGATTGTTTAGCACCGTTTGTCTGGAAGTGAACAAGTTTTAGCATCGAATGCATTCGAGAATTAAGGTATTCATGGAAGGCTTGTTTATCACCTGGctcgattatttttctttcaaccgAGCGATTGTAATCCAGTAGTTTTCTCGAAAACTTCACATGTGCTCTCCTAAAATTCGTCCAAGAAAGGGGATCTTGATCTAATAGTAAGTGATAGCTTTGTTTCAAGATAAAGAATGTATTCGATACTGTGAATTAATGTATGGGGGGAATTTAGTTATTCATATGTAGAGGCAATTTTCccatcaaaataaacaaatcaatgCAAGGCCTTGAAACTGCAAGAAAATTCTCGTATTTATCTTTTAGCGATTCGACAACGTTGAAAGAACCATACCAATCACTTGGGTTGAGATAGTATCTCACGCGGGAGAAGTCAGTAAGTCGGACAACTTTAATAAGAAGCATAACTCCACCGCCTCTTTTATTACTATGATCACTTCTCAAGATTTGGTATTCGGAACGCCAGGGCCCTAATATACATGGGTCCCATTTCTGTGGATGGCTTAAGCTAGATTTCAGTGGGTACCACTAAGTcgtaacaaaagaaaatcaagagaTGCGATGGTAGAAACAATACAAGATAGGGACTCTTTAAatacatcaccccacgaatctgcggtggtgcagattccaggtggagtattcttgtaagggatagtagattatggagaggaggatgattccgtccatttttctctaattgccgtaaaaaaacggcccggaagatgcggcaccgcacaaggctggcgcactccagtcgaactccttgtagaaaatggtgcgccagaacgcccgaatcCGTGTctttcgggccattttttacggcaattagaaaggacggaatcattcccctctccataatctactatcccgtatacgaataatccacctgaaatccgcaccaactcagattcgtggaatgatgcctttaagccgaGAAGCTCTTAGAGGCTTCCCGCGATAGCATGAGTGTTATGTTCATCATGTATAACATCATTTACACGGTCAACAGTGTTTACACATTATTACAGCCATTACTAGAGAAAGCACAATTTTCTCTACAGCTTGTTGTTTCACTAGAATTTTGATTACGGGTGTTACGATGAGTGTTACGACATCCGCgaacctttttctttctttgaaagacAAGAAGGCGGAAGTAAACTCCACGTACCGGAAATGTATTCAGTTTTTCACGTGTCGCAACAcctcaattttgaaatatgatGTGGACATAGTGACTTTTATCCACATAGCACGATTTGAATTAGTTCGACCCATTCTATACACACTGATCGGACTACATGCTATATCGAGATGATGTAGAATTTGCTTCACGCATTCATTGTAATGTAAGCTTCTCCATGATGCTATTATTGTCTATTGTCAAGGATTTCCGGAACACCGATAACAATCAACGATCAGCTACGTTCAATTTCATTATAATTTAGTCGCCAGTTAGCATTTACTATTACTATACTGCTACACTACATATACTATTCTACTTTACTTGTTATTATTGGTGCTGCTAGAAATAGAATTACTCAAGGTCTGACATTTCGTTCTTCAATTTAGTGTTTTCTAGGGttaaaatttttcctgaagtttgaaattcctgaattttttcaacgAGTTCAAAATTACGGTCTGAGGCTCAGTATTGTGTTTGATTGCAGATTTCTGCTCGTTTTCTCGATTTCTGCTTGATTTCTGCTAATGTTCATACGTAGTTCCTCTAGTTGAGATGAAAggttttcaaatataaatttaaaactgTCCTTAATAAAATTCGGAAATTTCTCGTCAGAATGGAATTCAAAGTAGATTTTAATCTACCTGATGTATGCAACATATCCACggcttctacttttttccttcgcgTCTGAACAAGAGACGCCGCGCACGGACGTTTTAGTCGAAGACATagctaaaaacgaaaaacaccTGTTTTAGTGGAGTAGTCGGAAAGTGAAATAAGTGGCCTCGCGACAATATGGAACAATAGTATGGAACCAACCAATGGAAGTCCGTAAATAAACATTTTCTAGTTTATAGAAATCTCTATGAGGCCTTCGCTTAGAATGATTCTGCTATGTACGGGTACGCTGTCTCGTGTTGCTGTTGTCCATATTCGTATCCAACTCAATTCCTTTTTCAACTCATCTcttacattgtttttttatgctATGATCACCTTCTAGAATACTCGcaccttttttcagaaatttggtATTCAAATTTATCATCAGATGGTCTAGGAAATTTCAGTGtggtcaataaaaaaaaattgtagctcTTTTAGGTGTCTGTTGTTTCAACACATTTAAGCAGTTTTTGATCATGGTTAATagtaatttttattgtatgattgtatcaCATTGATAGTTATtgcaatttattattattaatttattatcaGTTATCATATTATCAATTTATTATCAACCGATTGTTTTACAATTTCTTTTGCGAACTACTTTATGTGATTGCTTAATTTTACCTTAAGTTTAATGTTTGTGTTAGTGATAAGAATTTAAGCACAAACTGCTGGAATGGGAAAATATAAGGTATCAAAACCTGTTGACCACTAGCGTTTTTCGTATTTCGGAACTTTACAAATTAGTGCAGAAACTTGTGTGGAACACATTGCACAGAATAATGATTCTTTATAGGCAACCATAAATACACCTCGTTTTATCGTTCAAGTGATTGTCATTCGATTCCCTTTCAATCGCTGACTATCGTCATGCACTGCATTGAAGCAACTTGACGCATAACTCAGCTCTTGGTACACCATTTCTTTCCAAGAAGAGAATTTGATTCACGTTTTCCTTGACGAATGCGACGCATCCCACTCTCGCTAAGCCCAAATAATCGCACTGACTGCAACACAAGAGATTTTTTCGCGTGTAGAATTGTGAGGAACTCAGGGAGTAATCAGTAGTTAAGATTCCCCTACTGCATTCACTCACCTGAACATTGCTCGCAATTTTTCGATGGGGGTGGGTTTGGTCACCTTGTCAAATCCTTTGATGGAAAGTTCACAGAACACGCACGTAAGATAGTGGATGTTGCTCTGAACTAATAGAGAAAACctcatttactttcttttATCTGACATTCATGCAAGTGCACATTTGCTGAGCATTTTCGTGGATTGGATTCCGTTATATTCCTCTTGAGATTTTTCCATCTTATATCTTATATATCTTTCTTAAGATTAATAGCCCATTGAACTAAAATATTcgttgcttttattttttgcagcaAAGAAACTAGCTGAAAAGCCGTCGGTAGTGTTGACACAGTTGACCGCGACGCGCCTGCTCTAACTATAGCACTTCTAACGGATACACAATTCCCCTATCCCATTGTAATTCTCTCTATAAAACTGTCATCGCGTCAAGATCGATACTTATCAATCAACCTATTATTTGTATCAATACTTGGCGATCCACAGATCTTCCTCACAACCGGTTAGTCGTGAGGCTACGAGGCGCCCGTCGGTCCGGCCagaagcctgcaatcaagcgactgggaggtgcaagggaggcggtttggagtcgcctccaacaaataagctccaaaTGTTCACTCCGGgagaagttctcccaaaaactcatgggactagaggttTGCAACCTGCCCCTgggttttaaaaatttttttgcatgtcacagtaataaaaaagatttccCTGACTCCGGAGGAAAGCGCGGTACGGTggcgccaggaaggacggggttgaaggagtcataaaggctacagaaacagaaaaggacTAGGACGATGATCTGCagttataacgcacgtacgcttgcgtCAGaggcggccatcgaagatctgatgatgcaagccaagaagattagGTGCGACGTCTACGGACTGACCGACACaagacgtcaccctctcaacgccgtatatgaaactagagaactgttcttagaaaCATGCGAAAGTAGAGGTGTTGGAGGAGATGGTGTCCCcatcaacacgagtatggcaaagaacgactctttcgaacaacttacgatttgaatcggacgtctgcggctGAGAAGacgtggtccaacaccagctttgactctCTTCGTCGCTCACACTCCAACATCAAActacgaaaaagaagaggtcgaagctttctatatggacttGGAggagttctacagagaagaccatgccttctacaaggtcataattggcgatttcaacgccaaagttggcccaagaacaacgcctgaggaacttcacatcgggacccacggcctacaatggaatgaccagggggagaggctcgccgagttcatcatgacgactaagaccatccatgggaactcgcaattccagaagccctcctctctacgctggacgtgggagtcacccgataGAGGCtcccgtaatgaaatagaccacatcatcgtcaataaaaggttctgcctgacggacgtcgctgttgtgccaaagttctatacggggtcgaaccatcgcctcctccgaggaagattttccttcacaaggagaaaagagaaagccgcgaagttcagagagagaagtcccagaactatcattaaccgAGATCTCTTCGTTACGCTAGcaggcttttgggaagattccgcaatggacagcatcggcgaggaatatgaccggttCGTTGAACACCTTTACGACTGCATGACGAAGACttagagttttaaaaccaccaagagacgcctgtttcttgaaactcttgagctgatacgccagcgtggagcatcACGAGCCGCAGGAAACCAAGAACTCAGCTCTGAGCTAGGAAGGCTTCGCAGAGAGACGATAAAGGAAGATcctaaagagagaagagctgAAGTATTgactgaagctgcagaggcggtgAAAAATATCCGCTCGTCCGTCGAGAcctcgccagtcgcaagacgaggatgactgctctccagaacccgaagggaacaaccattacatcgagaaggaggaagaagaaaatcatctacgacttctactctgatctcttcgacatgtccacttgcctcctcaccatttgagggaagatggacatgtcatttcACAGGTTctccgtccgaaatacgacatgctatgtTGTCGgaaagaaatcgtacggcacccggtcccgacagaataagaccagaacacctgaagagccttccgccagtactcatcaacaccctggcgaggctctttacacgttacctgtcggaatgcaaggttccagAACAGTGGGAGACAAGCAAGACAGTGTTCttgtataaaaaaggagatccaCGTGGTATCGGAAACTGAAGAAAACGCCCAATCTGCTTGCTGTTCATCATCTACAGACTCTTTACaggagtgatccttaataggattgaaaaagtcttggatgaaggacagacatacgagcaagcagggtttcgaaaaggattcagcacgatagACCACactcacactgtttcgaaactcaacTCAactatcgcgagagtacaagatgccgctgtgtctcacCCTTGTCGATTTAAGGAAGTCTTTGACTCAATAGAGACGGAaacggtcatggaagccttggactaCCGAgacgtccctactcagtacataaaggtacgtCGAGAGCTGTACAGCACCATCAGGACCGGAATCGCGCCACTCTaaaagaatatcatcattgacatGAAGATGGGGCTCCGAAAGGGTTATACAATCTCAcgcaaaatattcacagccaccctcgagaacgcaatgctaAAGTTAGAaggggacgacatgggagtgaaggctGATGGTCGGTAGCTACACCATttacgctttgctgatgacattgtaatgataacacctagcatcagccaagtgGAACGAATCCTGACCGAATGCGACGAAACAtctggatgcatcggtctccagctgaatctgcaaaagaagaTGTTCTTGCGCAACGGGTgagtctcggatgccccattcacgctgaAAGGAACGAACATATTCGAACGCACCAGCtatgtttatctgggtcgggaactaaacatgatgaacgacctgacctccgagctgggcaagaggagacgagcggcttggggagtgTATAAGAGCATCCGGAGGATTGAGGatatagtgaagaagaccaggaataGCCGGCctcgtgctcacctcttcaacactacCGTACTTCCTGTTCTGACCTATGTTTCGAAAACCTGGGTATTTcgcaaacaggaagaaaacgcggtgagcgtcgtTGAACGCGCAgctgagagagtgatgctgaGAGTACCcccttcacgcaagtgaggaaCGGGATTCGCAGTTCTTTCCTACGCCAGCGATCAAAAATTAGCGACGTCCTTATTACGACTTAATAagtccaccttattttacttcccTTGACGACGCCGCCGCGTTCGTCAAgggaagtaaaataaggtggaccGGACACGATGTGCTTTAACTACAACCGTTGGAGCCGTGAGCGATTGGGTTCCCTTCGATATTGAGtccactacaggaagaccgccgatccgatggtcagatttcttcaggaagttcttcaaagaaaattatgatgctcttcgtgtccaaCGCGAAAAGAGGAACTACTGGGAGACTCGGGCATGCGATATGTGCAAAAGGAAGAATAACTGGCGCCCGCTTGaacag
This window of the Necator americanus strain Aroian chromosome III, whole genome shotgun sequence genome carries:
- a CDS encoding hypothetical protein (NECATOR_CHRIII.G10067.T1), producing the protein MAVRLVLFLVMIGFVQSNIHYLTCVFCELSIKGFDKVTKPTPIEKLRAMFSQCDYLGLARVGCVAFVKENVNQILFLERNGVPRAELCVKLLQCSA
- a CDS encoding hypothetical protein (NECATOR_CHRIII.G10068.T1), yielding MICSYNARTLASEAAIEDLMMQAKKIRCDVYGLTDTRRHPLNAVYETRELFLETCESRGVGGDGVPINTTLTLFVAHTPTSNYEKEEVEAFYMDLEEFYREDHAFYKVIIGDFNAKVGPRTTPEELHIGTHGLQWNDQGERLAEFIMTTKTIHGNSQFQKPSSLRWTWESPDRGSRNEIDHIIVNKRFCLTDVAVVPKFYTGSNHRLLRGRFSFTRRKEKAAKFRERSPRTIINRDLFVTLAGFWEDSAMDSIGEEYDRTRREQPLHREGGRRKSSTTSTLISSTCPLASSPFEGRWTCHFTGSPSEIRHAMLSERNRTAPGPDRIRPEHLKSLPPVLINTLARLFTRYLSECKVPEQWETSKTVFLYKKGDPRGVILNRIEKVLDEGQTYEQAGFRKGFSTIDHTHTVSKLNSTIARVQDAAVSHPCRFKEVFDSIETETVMEALDYRDVPTQYIKMGLRKGYTISRKIFTATLENAMLKLEGDDMGVKADGRISQVERILTECDETSGCIGLQLNLQKKMFLRNGKFFKENYDALRVQREKRNYWETRACDMCKRKNNWRPLEQFEDQRKSS